A stretch of Castanea sativa cultivar Marrone di Chiusa Pesio chromosome 2, ASM4071231v1 DNA encodes these proteins:
- the LOC142625369 gene encoding uncharacterized protein LOC142625369: MESNQDSAALAQQVQTLAATVEELTRQNQEMRQRLQQEENRSRTVQEDEGDSHGRRDRRRTITPEEQHSDLLQEMRKEMDKLRNAIKEKTDRSLDRMVRATDSSFTIAVLERPVPTKFRLPQLEPFNGLKDPQDHLNTFKTTLGLQQPPNEIMCRSFPTTLRGAGREWFTRLPTSSIDNFEQLSSTFLLHFFGGQRPKRPADHLLTIKQGERETLQSYVKRFTRETLEMDNADDKVQLTTFKAGLKSREFVVSLAKNPPRTMAEMLLKAQKYMNAKDALAAIVDEERPRKEGRKEDERRGQKRECPGRRGSDVDKIRDEKAPRTKGKLQKYVKKGESSRFRDGNKSQRESSSKDEICPSQPPQDVIGEISTIAGGPFTGGSYKSLKKTCQRQVNSVHMEPPLKQRQANQDMFFYEEDARGVRQPHNDPLVITLTIEGFNTKRILVDNDSSADIMYLPAFQQLKLDPGKLRPFDSPLVSFSGDRVYPKSIVTLKVTIRTYPKQLTRQLDFLVVDYPTSYNVIIGRPTLNRWKATTSTYCLKVKFPTEDGVGEVKGDQVLARECYQAVLAAKENHTWTIEEERDDKVEALEAVELVEGETVR; the protein is encoded by the exons atggaatccaaccaggaTTCAGCGGCCTTGGCTCAACAAGTTCAAACTCTCGCGGCCACCGTCGAAGAACTCACTAGACAgaatcaggagatgagacaaAGGTTACAGCAGGAGGAGAACCGATCAAGAACTGTCCAAGAGGATGAAGGGGACAGCCACGGGAGAAGAGACCGACGAAGGACCATTACTCCAGAGGAACAACATTCTGATCTCCTCcaggaaatgagaaaggagatggacaAATTGAGAAATGCCATCAAGGAGAAGACGGATCGGAGCCTAGATAGAATGGTTAGGGCAACGGATTCTTCCTTTACCATAGCAGTCTTAGAACGACCAGTACCAACAAAGTTTCGGTTGCCTCAACTTGAGCCTTTTAATGGGCTCAAggatccccaagatcaccttaatacctttaagACGACActaggccttcaacagccccctaatgaaataatgtgtcgttccttccctacTACGCTGAGAGGAGCTGGAAGAGAGTGGTTTACGAGACTGCCCACTTCATCCATTGACAACTTCGAGCAATTAAGTAGCACCTTTCTGCTCCATTTCTTCGGAGGGCAACGTCCCAAgagaccagcggatcacctactcactattaagcaaggggaGAGGGAGACCTTGCAGTCATATGTGaaacgcttcactcgagagACCCTAGAAATGGACAACGCAGACGACAAGGTACAGCTGACGACATTTAAAGCAGGGCTTAAGTCTAGAGAATTCGTCGTCTCGCTGGCAAAGAATCCGCCTCGgacgatggcagagatgctCCTGAAGgcccaaaagtacatgaatgccaAGGACGCACTAGCAGCCATTGTGGATGAGGAAAGGCCGagaaaggaaggaaggaaggaagacgaacgtaggggacaaaagagggagTGCCCAGGCCGTCGAGGAAGTGACGTAGATAAAATCAGGGACGAGAAAGCTCCACGAACG aaaggaaaGTTGCAGAAGTATGTGAAGAAGGGGGAGTCCAGCAGATTCAGAGACGGCAACAAGAGCCAGCGCGAATCCTCGTCCAAGGATGAGATCTGTCCATCCCAACCACCACAGGatgtgatcggggagataagtACAATCGCAGGAGGGCCATTCACGGGGGGATCatacaagtccctcaagaaaaCATGCCAGAGACAAGTAAATAGCGTCCACATGGAACCCCCATTGAAGCAGAGACAGGCAAACCAGGATATGTTTTTCTACGAAGAGGATGCTCGGGGAGTAAGGCAGCCACATAATGACCCCCTGGTTATAACACTCACGATCGAAGGGTTCAACACTAAGAGGATCCTTGTAGACAACGACAGCTCCGCAGACATCATGTACTTACCGGCCTTCCAACAGTTGAAACTAGATCCTGGGAAATTGCGCCCGTTCGATTCCCCCCTCGTTAGCTTCAGCGGGGACAGGGTATACCCCAAGAGCATAGTGACGCTGAAAGTCACAATAAGGACCTACCCGAAGCAGCTAACCCGTCAGTTGGACTTCCTGGTGGTAGATTACCCCACCTCATATAATGTAATCATTGGGAGACCCACGCTTAATAGGTGGAAGGCGACtacgtccacctactgcctaaaggtgaaattcccaactGAGGACGGTGTCGGCGAGGTGAAAGGGGATCAGGTCTTGGCcagggaatgctaccaggctGTACTGGCTGCGAAGGAGAACCACACGTGGACAATTGAGGAGGAAAGAGACGACAAAGTAGAAGCTTTGGAAGCAGTAGAACTCGTCGAGGGGGAGACTGTAAGGTGA